Part of the Caballeronia sp. SL2Y3 genome is shown below.
ACCGTGCGGCGCACTTCGGCGGAGCCTTTCGCCGCCATGTCCTCGTCGGACGTGCCGGTGGCCTTGTCGCCGAGCAGGAAGGTCGTGGGCTGCTGACCGCTTTTGAGCGGCCGTTCGAGCAACTGCGGCGCGAGACGCAGGCTGCCCGGACCGTCGATCGGCTGCGCGTCGGCGGCCGGACCGGCGAGCTGCGCATGCGCGAGAGCGGGCATCAGGCCGGGTACGGAAAGCAGCGCGGCGACGAGCCGCCGCCGGCGTGGCTGTGCGTCGCCTTGAATCTTCGATGCGGGAAACTGTCGTGGCGGCATGTATGGGTGGCGGTTCGATCCCGTTCGCGTCGGACGCGCTCGATGCCGCCAACTGAGCGGCCGCGGTTCGCCCGCGTCATTGCCGGAGTGAATTCGACGGTCCGTGGCTAGGCAGGGACGACACTCGATCGAACGATGACGCGGCACGGTCGTCGGCGCCTGGCGCCAGGCGCGAACAGATAGCTCAAGGATCGCTTAAAAAAGTCGTGGGGTATTATATGGCAAGATGTTTTGCCTCTCGAATTTATGACGCACATTCCCGCCGACACCCGCTTCGAGCAACTCCGTTCCTGGCTTCAGACTTTCGCCGAAACCTATCGGCTGAATCTGGACAGCCTCGCCCCCGCCTCCGCCGACGCCAGTTTTCGCCGCTATTTCCGTCTCGACTGCGATTCCGAGCACGGCAAGACGCTGATCGCCGTCGACGCTCCGCCGCCGGAAAAGTGTCGCGAGTTCGTGCAGGTCGCGGGCCTGCTGGAGGCTGCGAACGTGCATGTGCCCAAGATTCTGCAAACGGATTTCGACGCGGGCTTCATGCTCGTCACCGATCTCGGCACGACCACGTACATGTCCGTGCTCGATGAAAAGAACGCACGGCCCTTGATGCGCGCGGCCATCGACAGCCTGATCCGCTTTCAGCGGACCGCGCGCGAAGGCGTGCTGCCGCCGTTCGACGAAGCGTTCCTGCGCCGCGAGATGGAACTGATGCCCGAGTGGTTCATCGGCCGGCATCTGGGCCGCGAAGTGACGGCGGACGAACGCAAGACGCTCGACGACACGTTCACGCTGCTCGCAGAAAGCGCGCTCGCGCAGCCGCAGACCTTCATGCTGCGCGATTTCATGCCGCGCAATCTGATGGTGAGCGAGCCGAACCCCGGCGTGCTGGATTTTCAGGACGCGGTGTACGGCCCGATCACGTACGACATGGCCTCGCTCATGCGCGACGCGTTTATCAGTTGGGACGAGGAGTTTCAGCTCGATTGCATCGCGTATTACTGGGAGCGCGCGAAGAAGGCAGGACTGGACGTCGATCTGGACTTCGGCGAGTTCTATCGTCAACTCGAATGGATGGGCCTGCAACGCCACATCAAGGTGCTCGGGCTGTTCGCGCGCATCCATTATCGCGACGGCAAGTCACACTATCTGGCGGATCTGCCGCGTTTCATCGGCTATGCGCGCAAGGTCGCGGAGCGTTATGCGCCGCTCTGGCCGTTCGCGCGCCTGCTCGATTCGCTCGAAGGCCGCGCGGTCGAAGTCGGCTATACATTCTGATTCGCCATTCACGCATGACCCAACACCTGAAGACGGCGATGATCTTCGCCGCCGGCCGCGGCGAGCGCATGCGCCCGCTCACCGATACATGCCCGAAGCCGCTGCTCGAAGCGGGCGGCAAGCCGCTCATCGTCTGGCAGATCGAGCGGCTCGCGGCGGCGGGCGTCGGAACCATCGTCATCAATCACGCATGGCTCGGCGCGCAGATCGAAGCGGCGCTCGGCGACGGATCGCGTTGGGGCGTCGAGTTGCGCTTTTCGCCCGAGGGGGAGGCGCTCGAAACGGCGGGCGGCATCGCGAAGGCGTTGCCGCTGATCGGCGAAGGCGTGTTCATCGCGGTGAGCGGCGACGTGTTCTGCGATTTCGACTACGCGACGCTGCGGGAACGCGCCGGCGAACTCACGCGCAGCGAACAGCCGGGCCTGCATCTGGTGATGACGCCGAATCCGCCGTTTCACCCGAACGGCGATTTCGCGCTGATCAACGGCAAGCTCGCGCTCGATGGCTCGCCGCGCTACACGTTCGGCAACATCGGTCTGTATGACACGCGCATGTTCCGCGATCTCGCGCCCGGCACACGGCGCGCGCTGACGCCCTACTATCGCGAAACCATCGCGCAGGGACGCGCGACCGGCGAACTGTACGAAGGCCGCTGGGAGAACGTCGGCACGCCGCAGCAGCTTCAGTCGCTGGACAAGGAACTTCGCGCGCGCTGAGCGCCCCGGAATGGGACGCATCCGATGGTAAAATGCGCGGTTCTTCCGTCTTTTCCCTCCAGCCGCACGCCGCTGCCGACACGTCACCATGTCCGATACTCGCCCCGATACCCTCTTTGCGCTCACCGCGCTTTCGCCGCTCGACGGCCGCTACGCCGCCAAAACCGAAGCACTGCGCGACTGGCTTTCCGAAGCGGCTTTCATGCGTCATCGCGTGACGGTCGAGATTCACTGGCTGATCGCGCTCTCGCGTGCGGGTTTCGCCGAAGTGCCGCGCTTTTCCGAAGCCGCCGAGCAGTTTCTGCTGGGCCTCGTCAGCCGCTTCACCGCGCACGACGCGGCGCGCATCAAGGATATCGAACGCGTCACGAATCATGACGTGAAGGCGGTCGAGTACTGGCTCAAGGAATCGGTCAAGGGCCAGCCGGAACTGGAGCGCGCGAGCGAGTTCATCCATTTCGCTTGCACGTCGGAAGACATCAACAACACGTCGCATGGGCTCATGCTCGCGGGCGCTCGCGAACACGTGATCCTGCCCGCGCTGCGTTCGGTGCACGAGCGCCTCGTCAAGCTCGCGCACACGCACGCCGAACAGCCGATGCTTTCGCGCACGCACGGCCAGCCCGCCAGCCCGACGACGCTCGGCAAGGAAATCGCGAACGTCGCGGCGCGCCTGTCGCGTGCGATCGAGCGTATCGCGCATGTGCCGCTGCTCGGCAAGATGAACGGCGCGGTCGGCAACTACAACGCGCATCTGTCGGCGTATCCGGAGTTCGACTGGGAAGCGTTCTCGAAGGATGTCGTCGAGAACCGGCTGAAGCTCACGTTCAATCCGTACACGATCCAGATCGAACCGCACGATTACATGGCCGAACTGTTCGACGCCGTCGCGCGCGCAAACACGATCCTGCTGGACCTCGACCGCGACGTCTGGGGCTACATCTCGCTCGGCTACTTCAAGCAGCGCACGAAGGCTGGCGAAATTGGTTCTTCGACGATGCCGCACAAGGTCAATCCGATCGACTTCGAGAACTCCGAAGGCAATCTCGGTCTCGCGAACGCGACGCTGCGCCACCTCGCCGACAAGCTGCCGATTTCGCGCTGGCAGCGCGATCTCACCGATTCGACCGTGCTGCGCAACATCGGCGTCGCGTTCGGCTATTCGCTGCTCGCGTATGACGCGCTGATCCGCGGGCTCGACAAGCTGGAAGTGAACGCCGCGCGGCTGAACGAAGACCTCGACAACTGCTGGGAAGTGCTCGCGGAGCCGGTGCAGACCGTGATGCGCCGTTACGGCATCGAAAATCCGTACGAGCAACTGAAGGAACTGACGCGCGGCAAAGGCATCACGCGCGAGGCGCTGCAAGCGTTCATCGGCGGCCTCGCGATTCCGGCCGACGCGAAGCAACTGCTGCTCGACATGACGCCGGCGTCGTACATCGGCAAGGCGGCGCAGCTGGCGAAGCGTATCGCTTAACGCTGGCCGCCGCGTAGCAAAAGAAAGCCCCGCGCTCTCGCGAGCGCGGGGCTTATTCTTTGCAGCACGTTCAGCGCGTCTTGAGCTTCTCGATCACGTCATCGACGATCTGCTCAGGCGTCTTCTCGATGCTCTCGATGATCGCCTCGTCCTCGCCCGGTTCTTCGAGCGTGTTGAGCTGGCTCTCCAGCAGCGACGGATCGAAGAAGTGTCCGGTGCGCGTTTGCAGGCGCTCCTGCAGCGTCTCGAAAGTGCCGTGCAGATAGACGAAGCACACGTCCTTGTCGCCGTCGCGCAGGATGTCGCGGTACGAGCGCTTGAGCGACGAACACGTGAACACCGCCGTCTCGCCGGCGCGCTGCTTCTCTTCGATCGCCGCGCGTATGGTCTCGAGCCACGGCCAACGGTCTTCGTCGGTGAGAGGAATGCCGTGGTGCATCTTTTCCTTGTTGGCGGCGCTGTGAAAGGCGTCGCCGTCCGTGAACGGACAATGCAGGCGCTCCGCCAGCAATTCGCCGATTCGGGTCTTGCCGGCGCCCGACACGCCCATCGCGATGAGAATCATCTAAAGCTCCTTACACGACCGCCGCGAGTGCGAGGGTCAAACCGAGTCCCATCAGAGAAATGATGGTTTCCAGCAACGACCAGGTCTTGAACGTCTGTCCGACCGTCATCCCGAAATATTCTTTGATCAGCCAGAAGCCGCCATCGTTCACATGCGAGAAGATGAGCGAGCCCGAGCCCGTGGCCAGCACCAGCAATTCCGGCGTGACGTGCCCGCCCGCTGCCGCCGCGACCGGTGCGAC
Proteins encoded:
- a CDS encoding aminoglycoside phosphotransferase family protein, with product MTHIPADTRFEQLRSWLQTFAETYRLNLDSLAPASADASFRRYFRLDCDSEHGKTLIAVDAPPPEKCREFVQVAGLLEAANVHVPKILQTDFDAGFMLVTDLGTTTYMSVLDEKNARPLMRAAIDSLIRFQRTAREGVLPPFDEAFLRREMELMPEWFIGRHLGREVTADERKTLDDTFTLLAESALAQPQTFMLRDFMPRNLMVSEPNPGVLDFQDAVYGPITYDMASLMRDAFISWDEEFQLDCIAYYWERAKKAGLDVDLDFGEFYRQLEWMGLQRHIKVLGLFARIHYRDGKSHYLADLPRFIGYARKVAERYAPLWPFARLLDSLEGRAVEVGYTF
- the murU gene encoding N-acetylmuramate alpha-1-phosphate uridylyltransferase MurU — its product is MTQHLKTAMIFAAGRGERMRPLTDTCPKPLLEAGGKPLIVWQIERLAAAGVGTIVINHAWLGAQIEAALGDGSRWGVELRFSPEGEALETAGGIAKALPLIGEGVFIAVSGDVFCDFDYATLRERAGELTRSEQPGLHLVMTPNPPFHPNGDFALINGKLALDGSPRYTFGNIGLYDTRMFRDLAPGTRRALTPYYRETIAQGRATGELYEGRWENVGTPQQLQSLDKELRAR
- the purB gene encoding adenylosuccinate lyase — encoded protein: MSDTRPDTLFALTALSPLDGRYAAKTEALRDWLSEAAFMRHRVTVEIHWLIALSRAGFAEVPRFSEAAEQFLLGLVSRFTAHDAARIKDIERVTNHDVKAVEYWLKESVKGQPELERASEFIHFACTSEDINNTSHGLMLAGAREHVILPALRSVHERLVKLAHTHAEQPMLSRTHGQPASPTTLGKEIANVAARLSRAIERIAHVPLLGKMNGAVGNYNAHLSAYPEFDWEAFSKDVVENRLKLTFNPYTIQIEPHDYMAELFDAVARANTILLDLDRDVWGYISLGYFKQRTKAGEIGSSTMPHKVNPIDFENSEGNLGLANATLRHLADKLPISRWQRDLTDSTVLRNIGVAFGYSLLAYDALIRGLDKLEVNAARLNEDLDNCWEVLAEPVQTVMRRYGIENPYEQLKELTRGKGITREALQAFIGGLAIPADAKQLLLDMTPASYIGKAAQLAKRIA
- a CDS encoding gluconokinase — protein: MILIAMGVSGAGKTRIGELLAERLHCPFTDGDAFHSAANKEKMHHGIPLTDEDRWPWLETIRAAIEEKQRAGETAVFTCSSLKRSYRDILRDGDKDVCFVYLHGTFETLQERLQTRTGHFFDPSLLESQLNTLEEPGEDEAIIESIEKTPEQIVDDVIEKLKTR